Within the Pseudomonas guangdongensis genome, the region AGGCCGACGTTGACCAGAAACTGCAGGCGCTCGCGGATCTCCTTGAGGATCTTCGCGGCGATCTCGCCGCGCCGGCCGCTCAGGCTCAGCTCGGCGAAATAGGCGCAGGCCTCGCCCACCGGCAGGGCGCTGACCTGCGGCAGGGTCTTGTCGCCGACCCACACGTGCCGCGCTTCGCGGCGCAGGCGCGCGCCGCGGCAGTCCGGGCAGGCGTGGGTGCTGAGCAGCTTGCCCAGCTCCTCGCGCACGCTGTTCGATTCGGTCTCGCGGTAGCGGCGTTCCAGGTTGGGCAGGATACCCTCGAACGGGTGCGAGCGGCGGACGATGTCGCCGCGGTCGTTGAGGTAGCGGAACTCCAGCGCTTCGCGGCCGCTGCCGTGCAGCAGCACCTTCTGCGCCGCCGCCGGCAACTGCTCGAAGGGCGCTTCCAGATCGAAACCGTAGTGTGCGGCCAGTGCGGCGAGCATCTGGAAGTAGTAGACGTTGCGCCGGTCCCAGCCGCGGATCGCGCCCTCGGCCAAGCTCAGCTTGCCGTTGACCAGCCGGCGCGGATCGAAGAACTGCTTCACCCCCAGACCGTCGCAACTCGGGCAGGCGCCGGCCGGGTTGTTGAAGGAGAACAGCTTGGGCTCCAGCTCGCCGATCGCGTGGCCGCAGTGCGGGCAGGCGAAGCGCGCCGAGAAGACGATCTCCTCGCCGTCGTCGCCCTCCATGGGCGCGACCCAGGCGATGCCGTCGGCCAGCTTGAGGGCGGTCTCGAAGGACTCGGCGAGGCGCTGCTGCAGGTCGCCGCGGACCTTGAAGCGGTCGACCACCACCTCGATGCTGTGCTTCTTCTGCTTGTCGAGCCTGGGCAGCTCGTCCAGCTCAAAGAGCGTGCCGTCGACCCGCGCGCGGACGAAGCCCTGGGCGCGCAGCTCCTCGAACAGTGCCAGGTGCTCGCCCTTGCGCTCGCGCACCACCGGGGCGAGCAGCATCAGCCGGCGGCCCTCGGGCAGGGCCAGCACCTGATCGACCATCTGGCTGACGGTCTGCGCCTCCAGCGGCACGTCGTGCTCGGGGCAGCGCGGGGTGCCGACGCGGGCGTAGAGCAGGCGCAGGTAGTCGTGGATCTCGGTGATGGTGCCCACCGTCGAGCGCGGGTTGTGCGAGGTGGACTTCTGCTCGATGGAGATCGCCGGCGACAGGCCCTCGATGGTGTCGACGTCGGGTTTCTCCATCATCGACAGGAACTGCCGGGCGTAGGCCGACAGCGACTCCACGTAGCGGCGCTGGCCCTCGGCGTACAGGGTGTCGAAGGCCAGCGACGACTTGCCCGAGCCGGACAGCCCGGTGATCACGATCAGCTTGTCGCGCGGCAGGGTGAGGTCGATGTTCTTCAGGTTGTGGGTGCGCGCCCCACGAATCAGGATCTGGTCCACTACAGCCTCGCATGGCGGGCGGAAAAGCCCGGAGTATACGGCTGCCTCCGGGCGGGCGGCAAAGCGCCGCGCCTGTGCCGGGAGCTGCGGTGCTGCTAGAATTGCGCCCCCGTTTTTCGAGGTGACGTCATGCACGATCCGCACTCCGAGCGCATGAGTTCGACCGAGCAGCGCGCCGCTGCCGGCCTGGCGGCGGTGTTCGCCTTCCGCATGCTCGGCATGTTCATGGTCCTGCCGGTACTGGCCACCTACGGCCAGGACCTGGCCGGCGCCACGCCGCTGTTGATCGGCCTGGCCATCGGTGCCTACGGCCTGACCCAGGCGGCGCTGCAGATCCCCTTCGGCATGCTCTCCGACCGCATCGGCCGCCTGCCGGTGATCTACTTCGGCCTGCTGGTGTTCGCCTTCGGCGCGGGCCTGGCGGCCTGCGCCGACTCCATCTGGGGGGTGATCGCCGGACGGGTCCTGCAGGGCGCCGGGGCGATCTCGGCGGCGGTGATGGCGCTGCTCTCCGACCTGACCCGCGAGCAGCACCGAACCAAGGCGATGGCGACGATCGGCATGAGCATCGGCCTGTCGTTCGCCGTGGCCATGGTGGTCGGCCCGCTGCTGACCCGCGCCTTCGGCCTCGCCGGGCTGTTCTGGGCCACCGCCGCCATGGCGCTGCTGGGCATCCTGATCGTCGCCGTGCTGGTGCCGCGCCCGCCGCGCGCGCTGGCCACTCGCGAGGCCGGCGTGGCGCCGCAGGCGCTCGGGCCGACCCTGCGCCATCCCGACCTGCTGCGCCTGGACTTCGGCATCGCCGCGCTGCATGCGATCCTGATGGCGAGCTTCGTCGCCCTGCCGCTGGCGCTGGTGGAGCAGGGCGGGCTGCCCAAGGAAGAGCACTGGTGGGTATACCTGTCGGCCCTGCTGGTCGGCTTCTTCGCGATGATCCCGTTCATCATCTACGGCGAGAAGAAGCGCCAGATGAAGCGCATGCTGCTCGGCGCGGTGAGCGTGCTGCTGCTCTGCGAGCTGTTCTTCTGGCAGTTCGGCGGCAGTCTGCGCGCCCTGGTGATCGGCAACGTGGTGTTCTTCGCCGCCTTCAACCTGCTGGAAGCCTCGCTGCCCTCGCTGATCAGCAAGGTGGCGCCGGCCGGCGGCAAGGGCACGGCGATGGGCGTGTACTCCACCAGCCAGTTCCTCGGCGCCGCGCTCGGCGGCCTGCTCGGCGGCTGGCTGTTCCAGCAGGGCGGCGTCGATGCGGTGTTCCTCGGCTGTGCGCTGCTGGCTGCCCTGTGGCTGGCCTTTGCTGCTACTATGCGCGAACCGCCGTATGTGACCAGCCTGCGCCTTGCGCTGTCTCCTGCTGCCCTGCAGGAGCCGGGGCTGGTCGAGCGCCTCAAGGCCGTGCCCGGCGTGGCCGATGCTGTCGTGGTGGCCGAGGAGGCCGCCGTCTATGTCAAGGTGGATAAACTGCAAGTGGATCGCACGACCCTCGAGCGCCTGGTCGAACCGGCGCCGGCGTGCTGATCCCGGGAGAGAACGTCATGGCCCGTGGGGTTAACAAAGTCATTCTGATCGGCAACGTCGGCGGCGACCCGGAAACCCGCTACCTGCCCAGCGGCAACGCCGTCACCAACATTACCCTGGCCACCTCCGAGTCCTGGAAGGACAAGCAGACCGGCCAGCAGCAGGAACGTACCGAGTGGCATCGCGTGGTGTTCTTCGGCAAGCTCGCGGAGATCGCCGGCGAATACCTGCGCAAGGGCTCGCAGGTCTACGTCGAGGGCAGCCTGCGCACCCGCAAGTGGCAGGACCAGTCCGGCCAGGACCGCTACACCACCGAGATCGTGGTGGACATGAACGGCCAGATGCAGCTGCTCGGCAGCCGCGGTGGCAATGCCGAGGGTGGCGACTATGCTCCGCGCGCGCCGCGTCCGCAGCAGTCGGCCCCGCGCGAGCCGCGCCCGGCAGCGCAGCCGGCTCCGCAGCCGAGCGCCCAGCCGGCGCCGGACTACGACAGCTTCGACGACGACATCCCGTTCTGATCCGGAGCGACACAGCATGCGCATGCGCCTGATGCTGCTGGGCGGCGGCAATGCCCTGGGTCAGGCGCTGCTGCGCCTGGGGGCGGAAGAAAACATCGAGTTTCTCGCCCCCATGCCCCCCGCCCAGGGCTGGGAGCCGGGCAGCCTCACCGCGCTGCTCGACGAGCACCGCCCCGACGCGCTGGTCAACCTGGCCTACTACCACGACTGGTTCCAGGCCGAGCGCGTCGAGGCCGAACGACTGTTCGCCCAGGAGCGCGCCATCGACCGCCTGGCCGAGCTGTGCCTGCACCACGAGATCGTCCTGTTGCAGCCGTCCAGCTACAAGGTGTTCGACGGCACCCGCGCCACCGCCTACAGCGAGAAGGACGACGTGCGCCCGCTGAGCCTGCGCGCCCAGGCGCTGTGGCGTTTCGAGCAGCAGGTGCGCACCATCTGCCCGCGTCATGTGCTGCTGCGCTTCGGCTGGCTGCTCGACGAGAGTCCGGACGGCCGCATGGGCCGCCTGCTCAAACGGGCGGAGAGCGGCGAGCCGCTGTTCCTCGCCGACGACCGTCGCGGCAACCCGACCCCGGTGGACGACGCCGCACGGGTGATCCTCTCGGTGCTCAAGCAGCTCGACTGCAGCGCGCCGTTGTGGGGCACCTATCACTATGGCGGCATCGAAGCGACCACCAGCCTGTCCATGGGCCAGGCCACCCTGGTCGAGGCGCGTCGCCACCGTCCGGACATTCCCCAGGACTTCACCCCGCAGGCGCACCTCGAGCGCCCGGACGCGCCGGACGAGCCGCAGCATGCGGTGCTCGCCTGCAAGAAGATCCTCAACACCTTCGGCATCAAGCCGCGTGCCTGGCGCGCGGGGCTGCCGGTCCTGCTGGAGCGCTACTACCGCCATGTCTGACGGTCGCATCCTGGTCACCGGCGGCGCCGGGTTCATCGGCTCGCATCTGGTCGATGCCCTGCTGGCGCGCGGTCATGCCGTGCGGGTGCTGGACAACCTGTCCAGCGGCAAACGTGCCAACCTGGCGCTCGGCGATCCGCGTCTGGAACTGCAGGTCGGCGATGTCGCCGATTCGGCTGCGGTGGAGACCGCGATGAGCGGCTGCGCGGCGGTGGTCCATCTTGCGGCAGTGGCCTCGGTGCAGGCCTCGGTGGACGATCCGGTGGCTACCCATCAGAGCAACTTCGTCGGCACCCTGAACGTCTGCGAAGCGATGCGCCGGCACGGCGTGCGCCGCGTGCTGTTCGCTTCCAGCGCAGCGGTCTACGGGCAGAACGGCGAGGGTGCAGCCATCGGCGAGGACACCCCCAAGGCGCCGCTGACCCCCTATGCCGCCGACAAGCTGGCCAGTGAGCACTACCTCGATTTCTACCGCCGCCAGCATGGGCTGGAGCCGGCGATCTTCCGTTTCTTCAACATCTTCGGCCCGCGCCAGGATCCGTCCTCGCCGTATTCCGGGGTGATCAGCATCTTCGTCGAGCGCGCCCGCGCCGGCCGGCCGATCACCCTGTTCGGCGACGGCGAGCAGACCCGCGACTTCGTCTACGTCGCCGATCTGGTCGAGCTGCTGCTGCAGGCACTGGCGGCACCGCAGGTGGAGGCCGGTGCGGTGAACGTCGGCCTTGGCCGGGCGACTAGCCTCAACCAGTTGCTGGCGCTGCTGGGCGAGCGGCTCGGCGGTCTGCCGGCGGTCGAGCATGCCGCGCCGCGCTCCGGCGACATTCGCCACTCGCGGGCCGACAACACCCGCCTGCTGCAGCGTTATCGCCTCGACACCCCTACTTCGATGGCCGACGGGCTGGCTCGCCTGCTGGCCGGCTGAGGTCGAATCACCACCAGGGTTTGTCGAGCGCCAGGACAAGTACCGCGCCCAGCAGGGCGGCTGCCAGCAGAGTGGTCGGCCCTCGTGCGCCGGTGCCGGCCCGTAATGCCCAGTGGCTGGCGAGGATATAGCCGAGCAAACAGGCGATCTTGAGCTGCAGCCAGAGCGGCAGCGGCCAGGGCATGCCGAGCTGGATCAGCAGCAGAGCGCTGAGCAGCAGCAGGCTGTCGAGCAGATGGACTCCCGCGCGTGCCGCGCCGCGCAGCCCCGGCAGCCCTTGCCGCGCACGCCACAGCCGCCAGCCCAGCAGGCCGACGCTGCTGCAGGCGAGCAGGATATGCAGGCCTTTCAGCCAGAGATACATGGCGGGTTCCGCTACGTGACCGATGGAAACGCAAAAGGCACCCGAAGGTGCCTTTTGTATATGTGGCGAGCGCGGGCTGTGATCAGAACTTGTAGCCCAGGCCGACCATGTAGACCAGCGGGTCGACGTCGACGTCGACCTTGACCTTGTCGCCGTTCAGGTAAGTAGTGCCTTGGGTGTCGATGTCGATCCAGCGCAGCTGGGCGTTGAGCATGATGTTGTCGGTCAGCATGAAGTCGGCGCCGACCTGGGCGGCGAGACCCCAGGAGTCCTTCATGTCCAGGCCGCGGAAGCCCTTGCCTTCTGCTTCGCTGCTCAGGTTGGTGTCGAAGAACCAAGTGTAGTTGACGCCCAAGCCGACATAGGGCTGTACGGTCGACTTGCTGTCCAGCGGGTAGTAGATGACGCTCAGGGTCGGCGGCAGGTGCTTGATGTCGCCGAGGTTGCCGTTCAGGCCAGAATAAATTCCCGGCATGCCCTTGACCCCTACGCTGTGGCTGAACGGAGTCGCTGCCAGCAGCTCGACACCCACCTTGTCGGTAACCATGTAGGCGAAGTTCAGGCCCAGCTGGGTATCGGTATCCAGAGTCGCTTTTGAGCCGGCAACGTCACCAAGCGTGGCGTGGTTGATGTCGCCGCTCTTTTCCTGCGGATCAACGGTAATGGCACCCGCACGCACGATGATGTCGCCAGCCTCGTAAGCCTGGGCAAAGGGGGCGGCGACGGCCAGGGCCAGCAGGGAAGCGCTGAGGGTCTTGCGGATCATAGGAGAACTCCATCCAGATGTTCTGTATCGACTGCCGGCGATGCTAGAGGCCGCGCGCTGGGGATGCGTTGACGCAGCTCAAAGGATGGCGGGCGCGCGTTGAGATGTTGCAAAATTCTCATTCGGAGATGATAATTCTTCTCCTTTGAGAAGGCCCCCTATCGTCGAGGACGCCCCCGCATGACCCCCACACCGCTCCGCCTGCTGGCGGCCGCGCTGGCGCTGACCAGCCTGCCGCTGGCTGCGGCCCCGCTGGACGCCGCGCTGGACGAGAGCCAGCGCCTGGCCGTCGAGGCCAAGGCCTCCCAGGCGCGCGTCGCCGCGCTGGACGATGCCAGCCAGAAGATGCTCAACGACTACCGCGCCGCCCTGCAGCAGGCCGAAGCGCTCAAGGGCTACAACACCCAGTTGCGCGAGCTGGTCGCGGCGCAGCGCGAGGAGCTTGTCGGCTACCAGCACCAGCTCGACGGCATCGAGCGCACCCAGGAAGCGGTCGCCCCGCAGATGCGCCAGATGGTCGAGGTGCTCGGCGAGTTCATCGCCGCCGACCTGCCGTTCCTCCCCGAGGAGCGCCGCGATCGCCTCGAGCAGCTGCAGGAACTGCTGCCGCGTGCCGACGTCAGCCTGGCCGACAAGTACCGGCGCATCCTCGAGGCCTACCAGATCGAGAGCGACTACGGCCGCAGCCTGGAAGCCTGGCGCGGCGAGCTGGTCCAGGACGGCGCTGCGCCGCGCAGCGTCGACTTCCTGCGTCTGGGACGCAGCATGCTCTATTACCAGAGCCTCGACGGTCACGAGAGCGGCTGGTGGAACCCGCAGGCGCGCGCCTGGCAGGCACTCGACGGCGAGCACCGCCGCCCGCTGCGCCAGGCCATCGCCATTGCCCGCCAGCAGCAGTCGCCGCAATGGCTGGAACTGCCGGTGAAGACCCTGGCCGAGGAGCGCGCCCGATGAACCGTCTGTTGTCCCTGATCCTGCTCGCCGCGCTGCCGCTGTTCGCCCGCGCCGAGCTGCTCAACCCCGACCAGTTGCTCGAACGCATCCGCAGCGAGCGGGTCAGCGAGCAGCAGGCCATGCAGCAGCGCGAGCAGCAGTTCCTCGCCGAGCGTGCCGAACAGGCCCGTCTGCTCGCCGAGGCGCGCGCCGCGCTGGCCGTGCAGGAGGCCGAGGCCGCGCGGCTGAAGGCCGAGTTCGAGCGCCAGGAGCGCGAGCTGGCCGCACAGGAGCAGCTGCTCGCCCAGCGCGTCGGTCATCTCGGCGAGCTGTTCGGGGTGATCCGCCAGAGCGCCGGGGATGTCGCCGGCCACTGGCAGGACAGCCTGCTCAACGCTCAGTACCCCGAGCGTCTCGCCACCCTGCGCCGTCTGGCCGAAAGCCGCAGCCTGCCGGGCGCCGATGACCTGCAGAACTACTGGATGCTGCTGCTCGAAGACCTCGCCGCCAGCGGCCGCATCGAGCGCCTGAGCCTGCCGGTGGTGGCCGCCGACGGCACCCGCAGCGAGCGCCAGGTGCTGCGCGTCGGCGCCTTCTCGGCCTATGCCGACGGCCAGTTCCTGCGCTACGACGCCGATGCCGGCCAGCTGCTGGCGCCGCCGCGCCAGCCGTCCGGCCGGGGTCTGGTCGAAGATTTCGCCGCCAGCGGCGAGGCGCTCGCGGTGCTGCCGGTCGACCCGACCCGCGGCACCCTGCTGGAGCAGCTGCAGCGCGCGCCGAGCCTCTGGGACCGCGTCCAGCAGGGCGGGCTGGTCGGCGGGGTGATCCTCGTCCTCGGTGCGCTCGGCCTGCTGCTGGCGCTCTGGCGGATGGTCTGGCTGGCCGGCGTCAACCGCCGGGTGCAGGCGCAGATGCGCGACCTGGCCACCCCGCGCGCCGACAACCCGCTGGGCCGGGTGATCGGCGTGCTCGGCGACAAGCCGCAGCTGGCCGACCTGGACACCCTCGAACTCAAGCTCGACGAGGCGATCCTCCAGGAAACCCCGCCGCTGGAGAAGGGCCAGGGCCTGCTCAAACTGCTCGCCGCGGTGGCGCCGCTGCTCGGTCTGCTCGGCACCGTGACCGGGATGATCGTCACCTTCCAGGCCATCACCCAGTCCGGTAGCGGCGATTCGCGGCTGATGGCCGACGGCATCTCCCAGGCGCTGGTGACCACCGTGGAGGGCCTGGTGGTGGCCATTCCGCTGCTGTTCCTCCACGCCCTGCTGGCCAGTCGCAGCAAGGGCCTGATCCAGATCCTCGAACAGCAGAGCGCCGGGCTGATCGCCCTGCACCTGTCGGGTTCGCGCCGTGACTGAGCTGCTGATCGGCGCCCAGGACCACCTGCACGCGCTGCTCGACTTCATGGGCGCCGGCGGCGCGGTGATGTGGGCGCTGGCCGCGCTGTGCGTGGCGTTCTGGACCCTGGTGTTCGAGCGCCTGCACTACATGCGCCGGGTCTTCCCGCAGTGGGCCGGCGAACGCCGCCGTGCCTGGTTCGAGCTGGAGCGCGAGCCGGGCCGCTGGCAGCACGCGGTGCGCGCCGCCTGGCTGGCCCAGGCCCGCCAGCACCTGCTCGGCCCGTTGCGCCTGCCGCGGGTGCTGGTCGCCCTCTACCCGCTGCTCGGCCTGCTCGGCACGGTCAGCGGCATGGTCGCGGTGTTCGACGTGCTGGCCCTGAGCGGCACCGGCAATCCGCGCGGCATGGCCGCCGGCGTCTGGCAGGCGACCCTGCCGACCATGGCCGGCATGGTCCTGGCCATTTCCGGACTGTTCAGCCTGGCGCGTCTCGAACGCAACGCGCGCCGGGCCCTGGAGCAGCTGGCCGACCAGCTGCGTCACGACTGATTCGAGGTTTCCGATGCGCATGCGCCGCCACCACCAGCAGGACGAGGACACCGGCATCGACCTGACGCCGATGCTCGACGTGGTCTTCATCATGCTGATCTTCTTCATCGTCACCAGCTCCTTCATCAAGGAGTCCGGCGTCGAGGTCCAGCGCCCGCAGGCCGGCAGCGCCACGGCCCAGGACAAGGGCAACATCCTCATCGCGGTGACCGCCGACGGCCAGGTCTGGCTCGACAAGCAGCCGGTCGACGTGCGCAGCGTGCGCGCCCATGTCGAGCGCATGCGCGTCGACCGGCCGGAAGGCTCGGTGGTGGTGCAGGCCGACCGCGACGCGCGCACCGGATTGGTGGTGCAGGTGATGGACCAGGCGCGCCTGGCCGGGGTGCGCGACGTCGCCCTGGCGGCCAGCGCGGAGGGCCGCTGATGCTACGCTGGGGGCTGTCCTTCGCCGCCGCCTGCGCCGTGGCGCTGGCGCTGTTCGTGCTGATGCTCGGCATGGTCACGCCCAAGCAGGCCAGCGAGCCGGAAGCGCCGCTACGCATCGCCGACTACGTGCCTTTCGCCGACAGCCGCGACACGCCGAGCCGCTCGCGCCAGCCGGCGCCGGAGCGCCCGCAGCCGCCGACGCCGCAACCGCCGACCCCGGCGCCGCCGCAGCAGGCGCTCGCCGCGCCGAGCCTGCCGACCCTGGAAGTCAGCCTGCCGACGCTGGACAGCAATATCAGTCTGGCCAGCGCTCCGGCGCCGAGCCTGGCCGGCCTGAGCGCCGCGCCGGCCGCCCCCGCCGCGGCGCCGGCAGCAGCGGCCGGTGGCGAGGCCGGTCCCAGCGGCCCGCCGGCCCAGGACAGCGAGGTGGTGCCGCTCAACCAGGTGATCCCCGAGTACCCACGCCACGCCCTGCAGCGCGGCATCGAGGGTCACGTCAGGCTGCTCTTCACCATCACCCGCGATGGCCGGGTGGAGAACATCCGCATCGCCGAGGCCAAGCCGCGCAACGTCTTCGAGCGCGAGGCGCGCCGCGCCGCCGCGCGCTGGCGCTTCGCCCCGCGCACCGAGAACGGTCTGGCGGTGGAGCGCGAAGCGGTGAAGACCCTGTATTTCCGTCTGCAGCAAGGAGGTCGTTGAAATGCGTCGTCTGCTGTTCGTCGCCCTGTTGACCCTGAGCGCGCCCCTGTGGGCCGCGCAGACCCTGGAACCCGGCGTGCTGCGCGCCCTCGGCGAGGCCCAGCAGGCCCAGCAGCGCGGCGACCTGCAGGCCGCGCGCCGCGCGCTGGACGGCGTCAAGGCCGCGCCCGGTTCGC harbors:
- the uvrA gene encoding excinuclease ABC subunit UvrA, with amino-acid sequence MDQILIRGARTHNLKNIDLTLPRDKLIVITGLSGSGKSSLAFDTLYAEGQRRYVESLSAYARQFLSMMEKPDVDTIEGLSPAISIEQKSTSHNPRSTVGTITEIHDYLRLLYARVGTPRCPEHDVPLEAQTVSQMVDQVLALPEGRRLMLLAPVVRERKGEHLALFEELRAQGFVRARVDGTLFELDELPRLDKQKKHSIEVVVDRFKVRGDLQQRLAESFETALKLADGIAWVAPMEGDDGEEIVFSARFACPHCGHAIGELEPKLFSFNNPAGACPSCDGLGVKQFFDPRRLVNGKLSLAEGAIRGWDRRNVYYFQMLAALAAHYGFDLEAPFEQLPAAAQKVLLHGSGREALEFRYLNDRGDIVRRSHPFEGILPNLERRYRETESNSVREELGKLLSTHACPDCRGARLRREARHVWVGDKTLPQVSALPVGEACAYFAELSLSGRRGEIAAKILKEIRERLQFLVNVGLDYLTLERSADTLSGGEAQRIRLASQIGAGLVGVMYILDEPSIGLHQRDNERLLATLTHLRDLGNTVIVVEHDEDAIRLADHVIDIGPGAGVHGGRIVAQGTPAEVMAHPDSLTGQYLSGRTQIRYPARRTPVAPQKLLRLKGARGNNLQSVDLELPVGLLTCVTGVSGSGKSTLINNTLYPLAATALNGAESLEAAPHERLEGLEHLDKVVDIDQSPIGRTPRSNPATYTGLFTPIRELFAGVPESRSRGYGPGRFSFNVKGGRCEACQGDGVIKVEMHFLPDVYVPCDVCKGKRYNRETLEVKYKGKSIHEVLEMTIEEAREFFDAVPAVARKLQTLIDVGLAYIKLGQSATTLSGGEAQRVKLSRELSKRDTGKTLYILDEPTTGLHFADIQQLLDVLHRLRDHGNTVVVIEHNLDVIKTADWLVDLGPEGGSRGGQIIATGTPEQVASMAHSHTGRFLAPLLERCRG
- a CDS encoding MFS transporter — its product is MHDPHSERMSSTEQRAAAGLAAVFAFRMLGMFMVLPVLATYGQDLAGATPLLIGLAIGAYGLTQAALQIPFGMLSDRIGRLPVIYFGLLVFAFGAGLAACADSIWGVIAGRVLQGAGAISAAVMALLSDLTREQHRTKAMATIGMSIGLSFAVAMVVGPLLTRAFGLAGLFWATAAMALLGILIVAVLVPRPPRALATREAGVAPQALGPTLRHPDLLRLDFGIAALHAILMASFVALPLALVEQGGLPKEEHWWVYLSALLVGFFAMIPFIIYGEKKRQMKRMLLGAVSVLLLCELFFWQFGGSLRALVIGNVVFFAAFNLLEASLPSLISKVAPAGGKGTAMGVYSTSQFLGAALGGLLGGWLFQQGGVDAVFLGCALLAALWLAFAATMREPPYVTSLRLALSPAALQEPGLVERLKAVPGVADAVVVAEEAAVYVKVDKLQVDRTTLERLVEPAPAC
- a CDS encoding single-stranded DNA-binding protein encodes the protein MARGVNKVILIGNVGGDPETRYLPSGNAVTNITLATSESWKDKQTGQQQERTEWHRVVFFGKLAEIAGEYLRKGSQVYVEGSLRTRKWQDQSGQDRYTTEIVVDMNGQMQLLGSRGGNAEGGDYAPRAPRPQQSAPREPRPAAQPAPQPSAQPAPDYDSFDDDIPF
- a CDS encoding sugar nucleotide-binding protein; amino-acid sequence: MRMRLMLLGGGNALGQALLRLGAEENIEFLAPMPPAQGWEPGSLTALLDEHRPDALVNLAYYHDWFQAERVEAERLFAQERAIDRLAELCLHHEIVLLQPSSYKVFDGTRATAYSEKDDVRPLSLRAQALWRFEQQVRTICPRHVLLRFGWLLDESPDGRMGRLLKRAESGEPLFLADDRRGNPTPVDDAARVILSVLKQLDCSAPLWGTYHYGGIEATTSLSMGQATLVEARRHRPDIPQDFTPQAHLERPDAPDEPQHAVLACKKILNTFGIKPRAWRAGLPVLLERYYRHV
- a CDS encoding NAD-dependent epimerase/dehydratase family protein, coding for MSDGRILVTGGAGFIGSHLVDALLARGHAVRVLDNLSSGKRANLALGDPRLELQVGDVADSAAVETAMSGCAAVVHLAAVASVQASVDDPVATHQSNFVGTLNVCEAMRRHGVRRVLFASSAAVYGQNGEGAAIGEDTPKAPLTPYAADKLASEHYLDFYRRQHGLEPAIFRFFNIFGPRQDPSSPYSGVISIFVERARAGRPITLFGDGEQTRDFVYVADLVELLLQALAAPQVEAGAVNVGLGRATSLNQLLALLGERLGGLPAVEHAAPRSGDIRHSRADNTRLLQRYRLDTPTSMADGLARLLAG
- a CDS encoding SirB2 family protein encodes the protein MYLWLKGLHILLACSSVGLLGWRLWRARQGLPGLRGAARAGVHLLDSLLLLSALLLIQLGMPWPLPLWLQLKIACLLGYILASHWALRAGTGARGPTTLLAAALLGAVLVLALDKPWW
- a CDS encoding OmpW/AlkL family protein is translated as MRKTLSASLLALAVAAPFAQAYEAGDIIVRAGAITVDPQEKSGDINHATLGDVAGSKATLDTDTQLGLNFAYMVTDKVGVELLAATPFSHSVGVKGMPGIYSGLNGNLGDIKHLPPTLSVIYYPLDSKSTVQPYVGLGVNYTWFFDTNLSSEAEGKGFRGLDMKDSWGLAAQVGADFMLTDNIMLNAQLRWIDIDTQGTTYLNGDKVKVDVDVDPLVYMVGLGYKF
- a CDS encoding DUF3450 domain-containing protein, whose protein sequence is MTPTPLRLLAAALALTSLPLAAAPLDAALDESQRLAVEAKASQARVAALDDASQKMLNDYRAALQQAEALKGYNTQLRELVAAQREELVGYQHQLDGIERTQEAVAPQMRQMVEVLGEFIAADLPFLPEERRDRLEQLQELLPRADVSLADKYRRILEAYQIESDYGRSLEAWRGELVQDGAAPRSVDFLRLGRSMLYYQSLDGHESGWWNPQARAWQALDGEHRRPLRQAIAIARQQQSPQWLELPVKTLAEERAR
- a CDS encoding MotA/TolQ/ExbB proton channel family protein codes for the protein MNRLLSLILLAALPLFARAELLNPDQLLERIRSERVSEQQAMQQREQQFLAERAEQARLLAEARAALAVQEAEAARLKAEFERQERELAAQEQLLAQRVGHLGELFGVIRQSAGDVAGHWQDSLLNAQYPERLATLRRLAESRSLPGADDLQNYWMLLLEDLAASGRIERLSLPVVAADGTRSERQVLRVGAFSAYADGQFLRYDADAGQLLAPPRQPSGRGLVEDFAASGEALAVLPVDPTRGTLLEQLQRAPSLWDRVQQGGLVGGVILVLGALGLLLALWRMVWLAGVNRRVQAQMRDLATPRADNPLGRVIGVLGDKPQLADLDTLELKLDEAILQETPPLEKGQGLLKLLAAVAPLLGLLGTVTGMIVTFQAITQSGSGDSRLMADGISQALVTTVEGLVVAIPLLFLHALLASRSKGLIQILEQQSAGLIALHLSGSRRD
- a CDS encoding MotA/TolQ/ExbB proton channel family protein — its product is MGAGGAVMWALAALCVAFWTLVFERLHYMRRVFPQWAGERRRAWFELEREPGRWQHAVRAAWLAQARQHLLGPLRLPRVLVALYPLLGLLGTVSGMVAVFDVLALSGTGNPRGMAAGVWQATLPTMAGMVLAISGLFSLARLERNARRALEQLADQLRHD
- a CDS encoding ExbD/TolR family protein, yielding MRMRRHHQQDEDTGIDLTPMLDVVFIMLIFFIVTSSFIKESGVEVQRPQAGSATAQDKGNILIAVTADGQVWLDKQPVDVRSVRAHVERMRVDRPEGSVVVQADRDARTGLVVQVMDQARLAGVRDVALAASAEGR
- a CDS encoding energy transducer TonB, producing MLRWGLSFAAACAVALALFVLMLGMVTPKQASEPEAPLRIADYVPFADSRDTPSRSRQPAPERPQPPTPQPPTPAPPQQALAAPSLPTLEVSLPTLDSNISLASAPAPSLAGLSAAPAAPAAAPAAAAGGEAGPSGPPAQDSEVVPLNQVIPEYPRHALQRGIEGHVRLLFTITRDGRVENIRIAEAKPRNVFEREARRAAARWRFAPRTENGLAVEREAVKTLYFRLQQGGR